TACTGTCTGTATGTTATCGTTCGTATCGTCATTGTTTATGTGACGACCCCTGTAGTAGacacagctaacatgcttcaagcGTACCCGTTGTAAATGATTGATCATGTAAGCTTATGTACTTGTGTCGTTTAGAATCTGCTGAATCCTTGCCAGATctaaccctctctttattcctGATGTGAAGACCCGCAGGGAGAGCTGTTATGGCAAAGCTCAGTTCTGTGGggtgttcagaaaggttctGAGACTATACGATAGGTCTCTAAtcattaaatgaatggatgagagtaagtgtaaagatcatcactctttatgtttattaaacacaacaaagacaggctTCCAACTCCAGTAACACTACATAGGTGATTTAGGTGAAAATATTATATACAACTATTTCATAAAATATAATTGGCCATAAATTGCAACTTATTAAAAGATGACTTTTACaacaatatctttaaaaaaaaaaaaaaagctaaatgaatgaatttaaatgtgtgatatttgatatttaccttCTATAAGACGTGCTATCTGTATTCAAGTCAATGTATCTGTATTCAAAAgtctacatttattatatttgtgtgtaaaattgttATAGTTTGTGTGAAATACTGTTACCGTTCCCCTGACAACCCTTTTGATCGTCATACTGAATCAAATGAAGTGCTTTAGAGTGAATCGCCATGAAGCAGTGTCACCATTCTCACAGCTGAGCGCGTTCTGGCcagtgtgatgtcataatggttctgattctggtcgtcatggtgatgtgaataaaaagcctgcgtcaaggctggaagaccacagacagggagacgtcgagatggaggacagaggggaactgacctccagctccagaatgtaaaacttctacattttcttgatggatattcttttctatttctgcatcttgtgcattctgcttgaacaacaccaactctgctgctctgttgcgtctttgtttgtgtgcaggagtAGACTTGGGTGTTATTTTAGGGCCTTCATGGTTCTAGTGGTCGCGCTGGACGCTGTGTTCATGGGTCTGGAAACAGACCGTGAACTTAAAGCTGCGTATTCAGCGTTGTTCGAGgtgagtgaactgaagaaattCCACGTAACCTAATTTTACAACATTTATATAgatgagagagggaaggagggcagagagcatgtatgtatgtatgtgtgtgtgtgtgtgagagagactggaTCACAGTGCGTTTATTGTGCTTAATCTGTTCCTCAGggggctgatgtgttttaccTGGTGGTCTTCATCTTGGAGTTCATGGTGAAGGTGTACACGGAGCCGTGCGGTTTCTGGGGAAGTGGAGCCAACATCTGCAACACCGGGTTCCTGCTGCTGTCGCTGATCTCCAGGGCAGACGGGTCATACTGGGTCTTCCGGATCCTCAGGGCTTTCCGGATCCTGAGAATCGTCTTTATCATCCCCAGTATCCAGgtaaagtgcatgatgggaatgaggggtagacagtagaaagttactcaaacaaaagcagaataacctCGGGAGGTGTTTAaatgaggtgtccacaaacatttggacataaagtgtataataGCGCTTGTTTTCCACAATTCTAGGATATTGATTGTTATCACGTGccattaagaaaacagaagacacatttcCGATACTCTAATGTTatgatgtgctgttttccaggaCCTGGTCTTGATCCTGTTCCAAGGCCTGAAGACGGCCGCGTATGTGACGGCcatgattttcttcatcttgcTCGTCTTTGCCGTCGCCGGAGTGCAGCATTTCGGAACCGCAGACCCCGAGAACTGGGGGGATATGGGTGTTGCGTTGCTCTCCACCTTGAGCGTAGTCACAGTGAGTCAAACACAGCCGCATTTACAGATACTGAACATCCAGAAAATACACACGTCTACATACGCTCACGGAGCACATTATTAGGAGCCAActtggacatctgctcattcatgccAGAAATGTACACGCACGCACTAGGCAAGAGACTTTCACACTCGCCTTTTCACAAAAATccacacatttcacattagTTCAATTAGGGGATGAACtttatttccaccattattaccattaacgTTATTGCTCTATTGTAGATTTCAGGCTGGCTGGAACACCAGGACAGACTTCATAGTCTAGGGATTGCCTACAGCGAGCTGTTTTTcatcatcctgatcctgataggcaacttcatgttccttaacatgttcacgggattggtcatggtaagtctctcttttgtggagttctttgacttgtcttttacagtcatttgttgtctagaacgtctaaggtccagatacccagattaagccaaagcatagacagaagagcctttttaacagtgaagcatcagTGATGATGCAGTTTAGTTCAAGACGATTCACTGTCATCTTAGAATATTCTGAGTGAAAACATGCTCTTTAAAGCTTGAGGCGTCGAACA
This Salminus brasiliensis chromosome 20, fSalBra1.hap2, whole genome shotgun sequence DNA region includes the following protein-coding sequences:
- the LOC140542094 gene encoding cation channel sperm-associated protein 3-like; this translates as MEDRGELTSSSRMSRLGCYFRAFMVLVVALDAVFMGLETDRELKAAYSALFEGADVFYLVVFILEFMVKVYTEPCGFWGSGANICNTGFLLLSLISRADGSYWVFRILRAFRILRIVFIIPSIQDLVLILFQGLKTAAYVTAMIFFILLVFAVAGVQHFGTADPENWGDMGVALLSTLSVVTISGWLEHQDRLHSLGIAYSELFFIILILIGNFMFLNMFTGLVMQTSKQIKMQKMEEEDLQKKRMQRKRKEQLLQSPAEYFHQLRLKYQQSDSADFLEPKEVCTSLTWINLYLTTLEKQEEDMRKLKQISDDAFRIQRELLELDLEEQRGRAARNVPAGSKPGLQKRKAKSAWRLVMAAKTFAKQHRSKRH